Proteins from a genomic interval of Rhodococcus rhodochrous:
- the dapD gene encoding 2,3,4,5-tetrahydropyridine-2,6-dicarboxylate N-succinyltransferase gives MSAHGASAVGIANITEDGTVLDTWYPAPALGEPSETGTTRLEGTDIPSDLALLAGHDEAREVQQVVVRTDIADLSKPPVDTHDAYLRLHLLSHRLVQPHGLNLDGIFGLLANVVWTNYGPCSLENFETVRSRLRIRGPVTVFGVDKFPRMVDYVVPAGVRIADADRVRLGAHLASGTTVMHEGFVNFNAGTLGNSMVEGRISAGVVVDDGSDIGGGASIMGTLSGGGKEVISVGKRCLLGANAGVGISLGDDCIVEAGLYVTAGTKVTGPDGTVVKAATLSGASNLLLRRNSVSGAVEVVPNKGSGVELNAALHAND, from the coding sequence GTGAGTGCACACGGAGCATCAGCAGTAGGCATCGCGAACATCACGGAGGACGGGACCGTCCTCGACACGTGGTACCCGGCACCCGCCCTCGGCGAGCCGAGCGAGACCGGAACCACGCGACTCGAGGGTACGGACATCCCGTCCGATCTCGCCCTGCTCGCCGGTCACGACGAGGCGCGCGAGGTCCAGCAGGTCGTGGTGCGCACCGATATCGCAGACCTGTCGAAGCCGCCCGTCGACACTCACGACGCCTACCTGCGCCTGCACCTGCTGTCGCACCGTCTCGTCCAGCCGCACGGACTCAACCTCGACGGCATCTTCGGTCTGCTCGCGAACGTCGTGTGGACCAACTACGGCCCGTGCTCGCTCGAGAACTTCGAGACCGTGCGCTCGCGTCTGCGCATCCGCGGACCGGTGACCGTCTTCGGTGTCGACAAGTTCCCCCGCATGGTCGACTACGTCGTTCCCGCCGGTGTCCGCATCGCCGACGCCGACCGCGTCCGCCTCGGCGCGCACCTCGCGTCCGGCACCACCGTCATGCACGAGGGCTTCGTCAACTTCAACGCCGGCACGCTCGGCAACTCGATGGTCGAGGGCCGCATCTCCGCGGGTGTCGTCGTCGACGACGGTTCCGACATCGGTGGCGGCGCCTCGATCATGGGCACCCTCTCCGGTGGTGGCAAGGAGGTCATCTCCGTCGGCAAGCGCTGCCTGCTCGGCGCGAACGCGGGCGTGGGCATCTCGCTCGGGGACGACTGCATCGTCGAGGCCGGCCTGTACGTCACCGCCGGCACCAAGGTCACCGGCCCGGACGGCACCGTCGTCAAGGCCGCGACCCTCAGCGGCGCGTCCAACCTCCTGCTGCGACGCAACTCGGTGAGCGGCGCGGTCGAGGTCGTGCCGAACAAGGGCAGCGGAGTCGAACTGAACGCGGCTCTGCACGCCAACGACTAG